The Aeromicrobium sp. Leaf245 genome includes a region encoding these proteins:
- a CDS encoding VOC family protein, with protein sequence MTTVVSVAHTGITVRSLETAAAFWVGALGAEVERRFVLDGAFAADVTGVAGARISAAVLVLGGHRIELLEYLEPAGRQHLEPRPNDLGSWHLALDVTDLDRTVARCGEHGWRLAGAIGTMTTGPRAGTRFAYLHDRDGATLELIQGLARTP encoded by the coding sequence ATGACCACCGTGGTGAGTGTCGCCCACACCGGAATCACTGTTCGCTCGCTCGAGACGGCTGCGGCGTTCTGGGTGGGGGCCCTGGGCGCCGAGGTGGAGCGCCGGTTCGTCCTGGACGGTGCCTTCGCCGCCGACGTGACCGGTGTGGCTGGAGCTCGAATCAGCGCAGCGGTGCTCGTGCTGGGCGGTCACCGGATCGAGCTGCTGGAGTACCTCGAGCCGGCGGGCCGACAGCACCTGGAGCCGAGGCCCAACGATCTCGGTTCCTGGCACCTCGCGCTCGATGTCACTGATCTCGACCGCACCGTCGCGCGGTGTGGTGAGCACGGGTGGCGACTGGCGGGAGCCATCGGGACGATGACGACGGGTCCTCGAGCCGGAACACGGTTCGCCTACCTGCACGACCGCGACGGCGCGACATTGGAGCTGATCCAGGGGCTCGCACGCACGCCCTGA
- a CDS encoding class I SAM-dependent methyltransferase produces MAGLRERLARRIWTPPPPPKPPRDPELVALDRLRDAWKDGPVRDDRINEHLALVLDKSGVPGGRVLEIGGRGHPRHRVFDADRFEYLNLDLAETGPGVIIGDITHCPEIPDATFDVVLSVDVFEHIDRPWLAGEEIVRILRPGGLVYTSTLFSWRYHPCPIDYWRYTPEALAFLMRGTDTIDQGFDATERRRDVRKKAAEDPMPFDALGGWRENVRVFHAGVKPRPRPA; encoded by the coding sequence ATGGCCGGACTACGCGAACGCCTCGCCCGTCGGATCTGGACGCCACCGCCCCCACCGAAGCCGCCGCGCGACCCCGAGCTGGTCGCGCTCGACCGGCTGCGCGACGCGTGGAAGGACGGGCCCGTCCGTGACGACCGGATCAACGAGCACCTCGCGCTCGTGCTCGACAAGTCCGGCGTCCCCGGCGGGCGCGTGCTCGAGATCGGCGGCCGAGGGCACCCGCGTCACCGGGTGTTCGACGCCGACCGCTTCGAGTACCTCAACCTCGACCTCGCCGAGACCGGCCCGGGCGTCATCATCGGCGACATCACGCACTGCCCCGAGATCCCCGACGCCACCTTCGACGTGGTGCTCAGCGTCGACGTCTTCGAGCACATCGACCGGCCGTGGCTCGCGGGCGAGGAGATCGTGCGGATCCTCCGGCCCGGGGGCCTCGTGTACACCTCGACGCTGTTCAGCTGGCGCTACCACCCGTGCCCGATCGACTACTGGCGCTACACGCCCGAGGCGCTCGCGTTCCTGATGCGCGGCACCGACACGATCGACCAGGGCTTCGACGCGACCGAGCGACGTCGCGACGTGCGCAAGAAGGCCGCGGAGGACCCGATGCCCTTCGACGCGCTCGGCGGCTGGCGCGAGAACGTGCGCGTCTTCCACGCCGGGGTGAAGCCGAGGCCCCGGCCGGCCTAG
- a CDS encoding ABC transporter ATP-binding protein, whose translation MTTTSTGRTHDPRTHELRAQDLTLGYAETDVVSRLDVEIPPGRITVIVGANACGKSTLLRGLARLLKPRHGTVLLDGTSVHEQRSADVARIVGLLPQTPVAPDGITVADLVGRGRYPHQGWFRRWSPEDDKAVAEALEATGTADLADRPITGLSGGQRQRVWVAMALAQDTDLLLLDEPTTYLDINHQVELLDLLTDLNREHGKTIAMVLHDLNLAFRYADHIIAMKHGEIVVEGSPSDVIDAAVVEDVFGLACQVVPDPVSGTPLVVPRSRHHVGGLTSEAESPAAV comes from the coding sequence ATGACCACCACCAGCACCGGCCGCACCCATGACCCCCGCACCCATGAGCTGAGAGCGCAGGACCTCACGCTCGGGTACGCCGAGACCGACGTCGTGTCCCGCCTGGACGTGGAGATCCCGCCCGGCCGGATCACCGTCATCGTCGGCGCCAACGCGTGCGGCAAGTCGACGCTGCTGCGGGGCCTCGCCCGGCTGCTCAAGCCGCGCCACGGCACCGTCCTGCTCGACGGGACGTCGGTGCACGAGCAGCGCTCCGCCGACGTCGCCCGCATCGTCGGCCTGCTGCCGCAGACGCCCGTCGCTCCCGACGGCATCACGGTGGCCGACCTGGTGGGTCGTGGCCGCTACCCGCACCAGGGATGGTTCCGCCGCTGGAGCCCGGAGGACGACAAAGCCGTCGCCGAGGCGCTGGAGGCCACCGGCACCGCCGACCTCGCCGACCGCCCGATCACGGGGCTGTCGGGCGGACAGCGCCAGCGCGTCTGGGTGGCCATGGCACTCGCGCAGGACACCGACCTGCTGCTCCTCGACGAGCCCACCACCTACCTCGACATCAACCACCAGGTGGAGCTGCTCGACCTGCTCACCGACCTCAACCGCGAGCACGGCAAGACCATCGCGATGGTGCTGCACGACCTCAACCTCGCGTTCCGCTACGCCGACCACATCATCGCCATGAAGCACGGCGAGATCGTCGTGGAGGGCAGCCCGTCCGACGTCATCGACGCGGCCGTGGTGGAGGACGTGTTCGGGCTCGCCTGCCAGGTGGTGCCCGACCCCGTGAGCGGCACGCCGCTCGTCGTGCCGCGCAGCCGTCACCACGTCGGCGGGCTCACGTCCGAGGCGGAGTCACCGGCCGCCGTCTGA
- a CDS encoding iron chelate uptake ABC transporter family permease subunit, with product MSAATTPLRDAVRAQRRGHRARTTAITAGLAALAFALFVATMMIGTFRLTAWEVVGSVFRLTDDPSVDFIVLDLRLPTAATAVGVGLALGVAGLVFQRLLANPLASPDFVGISGGASLFAVSTILFSTWGAVATSGMALLGAVLAAVAVYLLAWRDGITGYRFILIGIGLSELFVALTGYVIAKAELSDAREAMTWLVGSVGSAGPFELRALLIGVAVLLPVVLVLSRRLGALELGDDAASALGVSVERSRLVLLALSVVLVALATAAAGPVAFVALISGPIAIRLVGNAASLPAAAFVGAVIVLLADLVAQHALPVALPTGVITGAVGAPYLIWLLATVNREGRGG from the coding sequence GTGAGCGCCGCGACCACGCCCCTGCGCGACGCGGTCCGCGCGCAGCGCCGCGGCCACCGAGCCCGGACGACGGCCATCACCGCAGGTCTCGCGGCGCTGGCGTTCGCGCTGTTCGTGGCGACCATGATGATCGGCACCTTCCGGCTCACCGCCTGGGAGGTGGTCGGGAGCGTCTTCCGGCTCACGGACGACCCGAGCGTCGACTTCATCGTGCTCGACCTGCGCCTGCCCACGGCCGCCACGGCGGTGGGCGTGGGCCTCGCGCTCGGTGTCGCGGGCCTCGTCTTCCAGCGGCTGCTCGCCAACCCGCTGGCCTCGCCCGACTTCGTGGGCATCTCCGGTGGCGCCAGCCTGTTCGCCGTCTCGACGATCCTGTTCTCCACGTGGGGTGCGGTCGCGACGTCGGGCATGGCACTGCTCGGGGCCGTGCTCGCCGCCGTCGCGGTGTACCTGCTGGCCTGGCGCGACGGCATCACCGGCTACCGGTTCATCCTCATCGGCATCGGCCTGTCCGAGCTGTTCGTGGCGCTCACCGGCTACGTGATCGCGAAGGCCGAGCTGAGCGACGCGCGCGAGGCGATGACCTGGCTCGTGGGCTCGGTCGGCTCGGCCGGCCCGTTCGAGCTGCGCGCGCTGCTGATCGGCGTCGCGGTGCTGCTGCCGGTCGTGCTCGTGCTGTCGCGGCGGCTCGGCGCGCTCGAGCTCGGCGACGACGCGGCGTCCGCGCTCGGCGTGAGCGTGGAGCGATCGAGGCTCGTCCTCCTCGCGCTGTCGGTCGTGCTCGTGGCGCTCGCCACCGCCGCGGCCGGCCCCGTCGCCTTCGTGGCGCTCATCTCCGGACCGATCGCGATCCGGCTCGTCGGCAACGCCGCCAGCCTGCCGGCGGCCGCCTTCGTCGGTGCCGTCATCGTGCTCCTGGCCGACCTCGTCGCGCAGCACGCCCTGCCCGTCGCCCTGCCCACCGGGGTGATCACCGGCGCCGTCGGCGCCCCCTACCTCATCTGGCTGCTCGCCACCGTCAACCGGGAAGGACGCGGAGGATGA
- a CDS encoding iron ABC transporter permease, with amino-acid sequence MSTTLQRSTSTEAPAPRHRSAAGLGVGVLVLLGVLAVVTFVSITIGARGVGLGTIWTAFTDYDRASAEQTVIRELRVPRTLLGLLVGAALGLAGALLQGVTRNPLADPGIMGINMGAATGIVVAVMVLDGISQSASVWVGFAGAGIATVVVYGVASFGREGATPVKLALSGAAVSAALYSVTTGITMTDVGALNELRFWQVGSLSGRYLPVLEQTYPFLVAGIVVAMLLGRALNGLALGDDLAVALGQRVRLTRVVIFVTVALLGGAATAACGPIVFVGLIVPHVARAICGPDYRWILPYTLLLSPVILLSADVLGRVLVSPSELQVGVVLGVLGAPAFIALVRYKNLAQL; translated from the coding sequence GTGAGCACCACGCTCCAGCGCTCGACGTCGACCGAGGCGCCCGCGCCCCGGCACCGGTCGGCGGCGGGCCTCGGCGTGGGCGTGCTCGTGCTGCTCGGGGTGCTCGCGGTCGTCACGTTCGTCAGCATCACCATCGGGGCACGCGGCGTGGGTCTGGGCACGATCTGGACGGCCTTCACCGACTACGACCGGGCGTCGGCCGAGCAGACGGTCATCCGGGAGCTGCGGGTTCCGCGCACCCTGCTCGGCCTGCTCGTCGGGGCGGCCCTCGGCCTCGCGGGTGCGCTGCTGCAGGGCGTCACGCGCAACCCCCTCGCCGACCCCGGGATCATGGGCATCAACATGGGTGCGGCCACCGGCATCGTCGTGGCCGTCATGGTCCTCGACGGCATCAGCCAGTCCGCGTCGGTGTGGGTGGGCTTCGCGGGGGCCGGCATCGCCACCGTGGTGGTCTACGGCGTCGCGTCGTTCGGCCGCGAGGGAGCCACGCCGGTGAAGCTCGCGCTCTCCGGCGCCGCCGTGAGTGCCGCGCTCTACTCCGTCACCACCGGCATCACCATGACCGACGTCGGCGCGCTCAACGAGCTGCGCTTCTGGCAGGTCGGCTCGCTCAGCGGCCGGTACCTTCCGGTGCTCGAGCAGACCTACCCGTTCCTGGTGGCCGGCATCGTCGTGGCGATGCTGCTGGGTCGCGCCCTCAACGGACTGGCGCTCGGCGACGACCTGGCCGTGGCCCTCGGCCAGCGGGTGCGCCTGACCCGGGTGGTCATCTTCGTCACGGTCGCCCTGCTGGGCGGCGCCGCCACCGCCGCGTGCGGACCGATCGTGTTCGTCGGGCTGATCGTCCCGCACGTGGCCCGCGCGATCTGCGGACCCGACTACCGCTGGATCCTGCCCTACACCCTGCTGCTGAGCCCGGTGATCCTGCTGTCGGCCGACGTGCTCGGACGGGTGCTGGTGAGCCCCAGCGAGCTCCAGGTCGGCGTGGTGCTCGGGGTGCTCGGTGCGCCTGCGTTCATCGCGCTCGTCCGCTACAAGAACCTGGCCCAGCTGTGA
- a CDS encoding ABC transporter substrate-binding protein: MTLRPPIVLAAAAALVLAGCGMTTESGEASGENAWTYTSGDGKTYTAEKMPERIIAQGEAAAALIAHGIEPVGIFINQPLEDTKALEGVDVSGIPILGETWGTIDAEKAAALKPDLIVTTYWSTEKAYGGFEDGVKESSKKVGKLAQVVGPTADQSVEEMLDGFEELSESLGADLESEQIAADKAAFETARDRFKDTVAKAEGLSVLGVSPADDLLYVAVPKHSAELADFSRYGLDITVPDSPDPDFPYWENLSWENADKYQPDLILMDDRTYDQAMKIVAKQPTWTKVKAAEAGAVTPWPAFWISTYRAYAEQLDILSDVVEKADPDLT, from the coding sequence ATGACCCTGCGCCCCCCCATCGTCCTGGCCGCCGCGGCCGCCCTCGTGCTCGCCGGCTGCGGCATGACCACCGAGAGCGGGGAGGCGTCGGGCGAGAACGCCTGGACCTACACCTCCGGCGACGGCAAGACCTACACCGCGGAGAAGATGCCCGAGCGGATCATCGCGCAGGGTGAGGCCGCCGCCGCGCTCATCGCACACGGCATCGAGCCGGTCGGCATCTTCATCAACCAGCCGCTCGAGGACACGAAGGCGCTCGAGGGCGTCGACGTGTCGGGCATCCCGATCCTCGGCGAGACCTGGGGCACGATCGACGCCGAGAAGGCCGCGGCGCTGAAGCCCGACCTCATCGTCACCACCTACTGGAGCACCGAGAAGGCATACGGCGGCTTCGAGGACGGGGTCAAGGAGAGCAGCAAGAAGGTCGGCAAGCTCGCCCAGGTCGTCGGGCCCACCGCCGACCAGTCGGTCGAGGAGATGCTCGACGGCTTCGAGGAGCTCTCCGAGTCCCTCGGCGCCGACCTGGAGTCCGAGCAGATCGCCGCCGACAAGGCGGCGTTCGAGACGGCGCGCGACCGGTTCAAGGACACGGTGGCGAAGGCCGAGGGGCTGTCCGTCCTCGGGGTCTCGCCCGCCGACGACCTGCTGTACGTCGCGGTGCCGAAGCACTCCGCCGAGCTGGCCGACTTCAGCCGCTACGGGCTCGACATCACCGTGCCGGACTCCCCGGACCCGGACTTCCCGTACTGGGAGAACCTGTCGTGGGAGAACGCCGACAAGTACCAGCCCGACCTCATCCTCATGGACGACCGCACCTACGACCAGGCCATGAAGATCGTCGCGAAGCAGCCCACGTGGACGAAGGTCAAGGCTGCCGAGGCCGGCGCGGTCACCCCGTGGCCCGCCTTCTGGATCAGCACGTACCGCGCCTACGCCGAGCAGCTCGACATCCTCAGCGACGTGGTCGAGAAGGCCGACCCGGACCTCACGTGA
- a CDS encoding alanine:cation symporter family protein yields MRHRAQLTERLLQMISCVVTVLGSVVTLRDVITLADSMLFLCALVNIFGLYLLLPVVRREVREYWADKKADRLVRADS; encoded by the coding sequence GTGCGTCACCGAGCCCAGCTCACCGAGCGCCTCCTCCAGATGATCTCCTGCGTGGTCACCGTGCTCGGCTCCGTCGTCACGCTCAGGGACGTGATCACGCTCGCGGACTCGATGCTGTTCCTCTGTGCACTCGTCAACATCTTCGGCCTCTACCTGCTCCTGCCGGTGGTGCGCCGGGAGGTGCGCGAGTACTGGGCGGACAAGAAGGCCGACCGGCTGGTGCGCGCCGACTCCTGA